In a single window of the Pseudomonas sp. B21-015 genome:
- the nirD gene encoding nitrite reductase small subunit NirD produces MNWLDICALEEINTLGSRIIAGPKGDIAIFRTSDDEVFALDDRCPHKGGPLSQGLIYGKRVACPLHNWQIDLETGEAQAPDIGCAHHHSARVENGRVLLALREAS; encoded by the coding sequence ATGAACTGGCTGGATATCTGCGCACTGGAAGAGATCAACACCCTTGGCTCGCGGATCATCGCGGGACCGAAAGGCGACATCGCGATTTTTCGTACGAGCGACGATGAGGTTTTCGCCCTCGACGACCGCTGCCCGCACAAGGGCGGGCCGCTGTCCCAGGGTTTGATCTACGGCAAACGGGTGGCCTGCCCGCTGCACAACTGGCAGATCGACCTGGAAACCGGCGAGGCCCAGGCTCCGGATATCGGCTGCGCCCACCATCACTCGGCACGGGTCGAGAATGGCCGGGTGCTGCTGGCCCTGCGGGAAGCAAGCTGA